The region tttttttcaaaacgagtgcagaaaataaaatgtctTTATTAAAGCGGAATGAAGAGAACTACTGTATAGTTCAAAGTTGCAAAAATGTACAAGTATATTGCATTTGAATTTGGCACGTGACTGGCACTGCTAAATACATGAAATCATATGTACATTTGCCTTGTGTCATTTGATAAGTGCCGAATCCAACAAAAATAACTGCTTTTCTGAATGATATGTTATACATATATCACGTAGGCTCTTTATATGAGCATCATTCTCGTTTGATGCACGTTTAACATTGTtcgtttttatttatatatttagtttgactcttatacattaaaaaatgttattgataATTTTAGTTCCACAAAATTCAAAGCTCGATTTGTTATAtccttaatttattttgaaattatagagaaaatgaGTAAATCGAGCTcagatttttatgaatttgtgaaattaaaactatcaataacatttttttaatgtattagaatcaaactaaatatataaataaaaacgaACAACGTTAAACGTACGTCAAACGGGAGTGATGCTCACATAAGAAGCTCGCATAAGGAAtatagcatatcattcctcttgATTTTCTATAAAGTCATAAactttaatataaaaattgcgATAGCGAGTAAGATCGATTCCAAGGGAACTGGTCGGCTAGAGTCATAGAATACAACAAATTATTTGGTATAATTTGAagcaacaaattaaattaaaattaatgctgcattattttattaaattctatATGTAAATTAGTTTTCAAtgaatttatcaattttgcacTAGATGAAAATATTTggctcttattttatttatactactTCTTTTTCTCatttaaagataattttttggagaaaatattagtagtaataaaaagAGGATTAAAGTATAAACTGACGTAGTCATATGTGTGTTTGGAGAGAGAAATATGGACAAGACAAGTAATTATATAATTGGGCCGAAATTTCATGTATTGAAGCCCAAATACAATTTTCAGTAGTACCAAAGTTAAGATGTTCAAAGATTTTCCAAATTGAAGATCATTCGgtttttaaattaagtgacATTTTTCTTTGGGACACAAGAATTTGTAAAATGATTTTAATAAGTTAAAcggaagaaataaaataattaaaacagaATAAATTAACTACTGCATTGAAAATGTTAATTTTGATAAAACATAAATTATACTGCACTTATGTAGGGGtgtttaaaataaagaatactCCTACTATAAATCACTTATAGAGATAGGGGAGTATTTTGTTCCAAAAATAATTAGTTAAATCACCAACAGCCTAGCCATGGAGTTGGGACGTGAAACCGAAACCTCATCGATTTCGACTGCAATGTCTCTTGATCAACCCTTTGTGGGGATGGAGAAGGACATGGAGCTTTTACTCTCCATGGTCAAGGATGAGCGGTCTTGGAAAACGAGCCTTGCTAGAATGATTTACAACCATGCTGACCTCCACTCTTATGCTCGAGCATGGGTGTGCATCCACTGAAACTTTCAGCCTAGGGCCGTCTTGGCCGAGATTTTGGAACAACTTGATCCCAACGAGTATGTACCCGGTAGCAAGGGGGTTGATTATTTGGTACGACAAATTTACAAATTTGTGGAGAGGAGGAAAAGTCTGGTTGTGATAGATGATATTTGGAAAAACGATGGTTGGGAGATCATGAGGGAGGCTTTTCCGATCAATTGTAACGTGTTCCTCATCACTCGTTCTGAGAGTGTTGGTAGTGAAGAATGTGATCATCTTTACAAGCTGGGAGTTATGACAGAAGATGAAGGGTGGGAACTACTGAAGAGAATAGCACTTCCCCAAGATTTTGGTTAAGGTCAGTTTGTTTTTATGTCTCTTCTTTTGTGATTTCTTCTGTTTAGATCAAGTATGTGCACTTGAGTTATAGGTGATGACAACTCTAGACATAATTTGTTAAGACTAGTTTATTTTATCAGTTGACAAGTGTGTTTGCTATAAGATTATAAAGTGGAAGAATGGGACTAATAGTAACAAATATATTAATCCAATTATTTTGCACTATGGCAGTTGAAACATTGGAAAATATCGGAAGAGAAATTGTAGTAAAATGTGGCCTGTCACCACTAGCAATTTCTGTGATTGGAGGAATTTTGCTCCATAAAAAAGAAGACATTTTGGCAGAATGGAAGAAGGTGAATATGAATTTGAGTCAAGGTGTTGAGGAATACGAAAGAGTAAAACATGCGTTAGAGTTGAGCTATGATGCCTTGCCTTACTACTTGAAACCATGCTTCCCCTATTTAGCATGTTTCCCTGAGAATGAAGAGATTAAAACAGAGAGATTGTATCTATTGTGGATGGCAGAAGGCTTCATTTCAGACAATGATAAAGGTCCTAACGAGACTCTAAGAGACGTGGCCGAGAGATATCTAACTGAACTTGCTACAAGACATATGGTTCAAGTGCAGAAAGGCGATTCTCCACTTCACAAGTTTGATTCGTGCCGACTTCATGATTTGATGCTAGAGCTCTGCTCATCAAAGCTTGAAGAAGAAAAGCTCTTCAAACACAATGATACACCTTCAACAATTTTCAATTTCATAGCAGAGTTAGATCCTTGATGCCCCTCAGTAAAGGTGTCCTTTCTTTTCGAAGAATAGGCTCTGAGGATAGTATGATTGGTTCTGAACGGACATTGCATAGTTCGAGGATACTTGAGTTTAAGGGAGATATGTTACCAAGCAAGGTGGGTAAACTAATCCTTTTGAGATACTTTAGTTTGACGGGTTCCTGTGTGAAAGAGCTACCAAAGTTCGTATGCAACATGCCATACTTGCAAACTTTAGATCTGCGAGCATGGTTTGTTGTTCTTAGATTGCCAAATGTGTTATGGAAGATGAAAAGACTAAAGCATCTGTTTCTCCCAAGGGAAATACAAGTGATTAAAGTAGAGAAGCCAAGACTAGGCTGGCTAGAAGTGACTGAAAGAGAGAAACTAAGACTAGATGGTCTAGACGAGCTGGAGACACTACATCACATTGACAGCCAGACTGTTCGGGCGAAAGACATCCTCAAACTGAACAGCCTGAAGGAAGTATGTGCTACAGTTCATGATATGGATAGCTTATCAGCAATCATCTAGCAGAAGAGCATATCATCGTTGCGTCTTGTTGTTAACCACTGTGATCTCAGCTCGGATGTTTTAAAGAACATGTTGATGTGTCCTTCGTTAGTGAGCTTGGAAATGACACGTGCAACGTCGTTGGCGCTGGCTTCCCATGCTACGAGGAAGGGATGGCTGAGAATGTAGTCAGTCGGTTTGAATATCCGGTATTGCAAGGTTGAGGGAGACTTGATGTTGGAGTTGGGCAAATTTCCGCGGCTGCAAGGGAGGGAGGTGGGGAGGATGATGGAGGTGTCGGTTTTTGAGGGGCAAACTCATTTCCAGAGGTGAAGAGGTTGGAACTTCATAGATGGCCAAATTTGAAGAAATGGGAAGTGGAAGAAGGTGGAATGCCAAAACTTAGCAAGTTGTACATCCGGACTTGCTGGAATCCGGAGAAGATTCCAGACGGTTTGGACTGTTAACTACGCCACGAAAATACCAAATTGCAAACAACGCCGCAGAATTAGACATTTCAGTAaaatttgtactccctccgaccCAAATTACACAAGTCGTATTTCACTTTGAGTTGTCATAAGTTACTTGAAATCTTGAATCATTTCTCtttataattgaaaataaaacattcaattttattctCTTCTACTTTAATCTTTCTTCTCTTTTCCATCTTTAATAGTATCTCTATCTATAAACataaatttcttaaattttgtattGAAAACCCTTAAATAATGTGGaaaggagggagtatatatgcACACACCCAAATGGCAACTCAACTAACTTTTCAGCTCCAAACCGAATCACCAATTCGTTAAAAATTTGGCATGTCTGCAGTGTACcacacaaaaacaaataaatccaaaaaaaaaaaattgaacggcaaCGAATTTCGCAGCCAACAATAAaataagttaaataaaataaaaaggggcGGGTTGTGATTCCTCCACGTATTTTCCGGCTTGCTGATTTAACTACTCACACTTTCAGCAATTTACCTAAAAAAACGCACAGCACACACTCAAATTTGCTCTTCATCACCTCTCCAATTCTTGTTTTCCTTGCTCCCCGATTTGAGTTGCAGCTGTGAAAGGTTTCCGCCATGGACGCGGCTGCACAGCTCGCCTCGCCGTATTCCTCCGCTGCCGCCTGGAATTGCAGGTCCAGAAATCACCGTTTTTTTCCGAGGATTCGGCGGAATGCCGTCGTGAGAGCCGTCGCCACCGAGCCTAAGCCGTCGGATACCAAGCCGCCCACTGCAGTTAATGGGACTGCTAAGCCGGCGCCTTTCAAGATGGTCAACGGCACATCAACTGTAGGTTTTTACTCCATTTTCTCCTCAATTTATCTCTTTCGTTTTCTGGAGATTTTTTGTCTTTCCACAAAATTGGCGTTCCTTTTTTATTTGGTAAAATTTGATCTTGCTGAGTGGTTGAAATCTTGTACTAACAATTAAGTTTTCAAATATCAATATTTG is a window of Salvia splendens isolate huo1 chromosome 3, SspV2, whole genome shotgun sequence DNA encoding:
- the LOC121797010 gene encoding probable disease resistance protein At1g59620, which gives rise to MELGRETETSSISTAMSLDQPFVGMEKDMELLLSMPRAVLAEILEQLDPNEYVPGSKGVDYLVRQIYKFVERRKSLVVIDDIWKNDGWEIMREAFPINCNVFLITRSESVGSEECDHLYKLGVMTEDEGWELLKRIALPQDFG